The following are encoded together in the Xiphophorus hellerii strain 12219 chromosome 3, Xiphophorus_hellerii-4.1, whole genome shotgun sequence genome:
- the LOC116714487 gene encoding tripartite motif-containing protein 16-like, whose amino-acid sequence MEQLDRETFSCSICLDLLKDPVTIPCGHSYCMNCITNFWDEGEKKKNYHCPQCRKTFTQRPDLQKNTMLAALVEQLKKTGLQAAPADLHYAGPEDVACDSCTGRKLKAIKSCLFCLASFCEKHLQPHHDVAPFNKHKLVEPSKNLQENICSRHDEVMKMFCRTDQKCICYLCSVDEHKGHDTVSAAAERTERQRELEERRGKIQQMIQDQEKDVKLLQQEVEAINHSAEKSVEDSEKIFTELIRLLQKRSSEVKQQIRSQQETEVSRVKDLQEKLEQEITELKRKDAELEQLSHTEDHNQFLLNYPSLPALSESTHSSSINIRPLRHFEDVTAAVSELREKLQDVLRDSWTNISLMVTDVDVLLSEPEPKSRAGFSRYSCEITLDPNTAQSSLLLSEGNRKVTTMNQHQSYSSHPDRFTSWFQVLSRESLTGCCYWEVEWSGTQVYVAVAYKNISRVGTGNKCVFGRNDKSWALECSQNSFRFGHNNIWTSISGPGSSRIGVYLNHTAGILSFYSVSETMTLLHRVQTRFTQPLLAGVRVRYIGDSAEICEPK is encoded by the coding sequence ATGGAGCAGCTGGACCGAGAAACCTTCTCCTGTTCCATCTGtctggatctactgaaggatccAGTGACtattccctgtggacacagctactgtatgaactgtattaCAAACTTCTGGGATGAaggtgagaaaaagaaaaactaccacTGTCCTCAGTGCAGGAAAACCTTCACACAGAGGCCTGACCTACAGAAAAACACCATGTTAGCAGCTttagtggagcagctgaagaagactggactccaagctgctcctgctgatcTCCActatgctggacctgaagatgtggcctgtgattcctgcactggaagaaaactgaaagccatcAAGTCCTGTTTATTCTGTCTGGCCTCTTTCTGTgagaaacaccttcagcctCATCATGATGTGGCtccatttaacaaacacaagctggtggagccctccaagaacctccaggagaacatctgctctcgtcatgatgaggtgatgaagatgttctgccgcactgatcagaagtgtatctgttatctctgctctgtggatgaacataaaggccaCGACAcagtttcagctgcagcagaaaggaccgagaggcagagagagctggaggagagacgaggaaaAATCCAGCAGATGATCCAGGACCaggagaaagatgtgaagctgcttcaacaggaggtggaggccatcaatcacTCTGCTGAGAAatcagtggaggacagtgagaagatcttcactgagctgatccgtctcctccagaaaagaagctctgaggtgaagcagcagatcagatcccagcaggaaactgaagtgagtcgagtcaaagaccttcaggagaagctggagcaggagatcactgagctgaagaggaaagacgctgagctggagcagctctcacacacagaggatcacaaccagtttctcctcaactacccctcactgccagcactcagtgagtctacacactcatccagcatcaacatccgtcctctgagacactttgaggacgtgacagcagctgtttcagagctcagagagaaactacaggacgtcctgagagactcatggacaaacatctcactgatggtCACTGATGTGGATGTTCtgctgtcagaaccagaaccaaagagcagagctggaTTCTCAAGATATTCATGTGAAATCACACTGGATCCAAATACTGCACAAAGTTCTCTGTTACTATCAGAGGgaaacaggaaggtgacaacAATGAATCAGCATCAGTCTTATTCTAGTCACCCAGACAGATTTACTTCTTGGTTTCAGGTTCTGAgtagagagagtctgactggatgttgttactgggaggtggagtggagcGGGACACAAGTTTATGTAGCAGTCGCATACAAGAACATCAGCAGAGTAGGAACTGGGAATAAATGTGTATTTGGACGTAATGACAAATCTTGGGCATTAGAGTGTTCCCAAAACAGTTTTAGATTTGGTCACAATAACATCTGGACCTCCATCTCAGGTCCTGGTTCCTCCAGAATAGGAGTGTATCTGAATCACACAGCAggtattctgtccttctacagcgtctctgaaaccatgactctcctccacagagtccagaccagattcactcaGCCACTACTGGCTGGAGTTAGGGTTCGGTACATTGGAGACTCTGCAGAGATCTGTGAACCCAAATAG
- the LOC116717782 gene encoding probable myosin light chain kinase DDB_G0282429, producing MAWSTATLAKGCFGKIYRQKYNDTWAAVKKVPQHLIDRKDLERECEVYNKAEHPNIVKLLGNITLTDGKWIIPLEFIFGEDLETTIFQAAKSKIQLTPSIRATIVNGMCEGLMHLHINDIVHQDLKPENIMVEHSTNRAVIIDLGLAKFFRHGLNSAIDMGNEAYSAPEVLQWRSQRSQRSDVWAMGKIIAELHARVRLHTPSVCPAKIKETMQGQPYCDIVCKMVEPDPRKRATMVSIIDEIRVTGRTLRESSTPPQQGLLKPPSRDHAARPRPRSASPMRMRGNQLPGKRDNKGTDLLKWERTPRPEIKPPRAQIGLPKSPVTKLAENRNRQVAAGGADITAGLTKLKLNHEPARDLPNKLPQTGKVKVQRVERKNGKIETWEQTVVTQDGKIIKYDDIKISST from the exons ATGGCCTGGTCCACGGCAACGCTCGCTAAAGGCTGCTTTGGGAAAATCTACCGGCAAAAATACAATGATACCTGGGCTGCAGTGAAGAAAGTCCCCCAACATCTCATCGATCGGAAAGATCTGGAGAGAGAATGTGAAGTTTACAA CAAAGCAGAACATCCCAACATAGTGAAGCTTCTGGGCAACATAACGCTCACTGATGGTAAATGGATTATTCCACTGGAGTTTATATTTGGAGAGGATTTGGAGACAACTATCTTCCAGGCAGCAAAATCCAAAATACAG TTGACTCCATCAATTAGAGCCACCATCGTTAATGGTATGTGTGAAGGGTTGATGCACCTCCACATAAACGACATCGTCCATCAAGAtctcaagcctgaaaacatcaTG GTGGAACATAGCACAAACAGAGCAGTCATCATCGACCTGGGACTGGCAAAGTTTTTCAGACATGGCCTGAACTCGGCCATAGACATGGGGAACGAGGCGTACTCAGCTCCGGAGGTTCTCCAGTGGAGAAGCCAGCGAAGTCAGCGTTCAGATGTCTGGGCCATGGGGAAGATCATTGCTGAGCTCCACGCCCGGGTCCGGCTCCACACGCCCTCCGTCTGTCCTGCCAAAATCAAGGAGACCATGCAAGGTCAGCCCTACTGTGACATTGTGTGCAAGATGGTGGAGCCGGACCCCAGAAAGAGGGCCACCATGGTTAGCATCATAGACGAAATTCGAGTAACTGGAAGAACATTAAGAGAAAGCAGTACGCCGCCTCAACAAGGCCTCCTGAAGCCACCATCACGTGATCACGCCGCCAGACCCAGACCCAGATCTGCATCACCAATGAGAATGAGGGGAAATCAGTTACCAGGAAAACGAGATAATAAAGGCACAGATTTATTGAAATGGGAGCGGACACCCAGACCAGAAATCAAACCTCCTCGTGCCCAAATTGGACTGCCCAAGTCTCCCGTCACAAAGCTGGCAGAGAACAGAAACAGACAAGTGGCTGCAGGCGGGGCGGACATCACGGCCGGCCTCACGAAGCTGAAGTTAAACCACGAACCCGCGAGGGACCTTCCCAACAAGTTACCGCAAACAGGGAAGGTGAAGGTCCAGCGCGTAGAAAGGAAAAACGGGAAAATTGAAACGTGGGAGCAGACTGTGGTGACTCAGGATGGAAAGATTATCAAATATGATGATATTAAGATTAGCAGCACATAA